The following proteins are co-located in the Camelina sativa cultivar DH55 chromosome 12, Cs, whole genome shotgun sequence genome:
- the LOC104733976 gene encoding poly [ADP-ribose] polymerase 2-like, with protein MIVKELREEANKRGLDTTGTKKELPERLCNDASNDSNAPVKSGIDEAEDDKNGFEEDKKEEKIVTATKKGAAVLDQWIPDQIKKQYHVLQRGDDVYDAILNQTNVTDNNNKFLVLQVLESDTKKTYMVYTRWGRVGVKGQSKLDGPYYSRHPATKIFTRKFFDKTKNYWGNRKEFIPHPKSYTWLEMDYEKEENDSPVSVNDIPSSSSEVNPENSKLDTRVAKFISLICDVSMMAQHMMEIGYDANKLPLGKISKSTISKGYEVLKRISEVIDRFDRKRLEELSGEFYTVIPHDFGFKKMSQFVIDTPQKLKQKIEMVEALGEIELATKLLSVDRELQDDPLYYHYQQLNCGLTPVEADSEEFSMVARYMENTHAKMHSGYTVEIAQLFRASRGVEADRFQQFSSSKNRRLLWHGSRLTNWAGILSQGLRIAPPEAPLTGFMFGKGVYFADMFSKSANYCHANRRSNDGVLLLCEVALGDMNELVCSDYNADNLPPGKLSTKGVGETAPNPSVAQTLEDGVVVPLGKPVKSSCFKGMLLHNEYIVYNVEQIKMRYVIHVKFKYKHQN; from the exons ATGATTGTGAAGGAGTTGCGTGAGGAAGCTAACAAGAGAGGCTTAGATACAACGGGAACCAAAAAAGAACTTCCTGAGAGACTCTGCAATGACGCTAGTAACGATTCCAACGCACCAGTCAAATCTG GGATAGATGAAGCTGAAGATGACAAAAATGGGTTTGAAGAggacaagaaagaagagaaaatcgTAACCGCAACAAAGAAGGGTGCAGCTGTATTGGATCAATGGATTCCTGATCAGATAAAGAAGCAGTACCATGTTCTACAAAGA GGTGATGATGTTTATGATGCTATCTTAAATCAGACAAATGTCACGGATAACAATAACAAGTTCCTTGTCCTACAAGTCTTAG AGTCAGATACTAAAAAGACATACATGGTTTACACCAGATGGGGAAGAGTTGGTGTGAAAGGACAAAGTAAGTTAGATGGGCCTTATTACTCACGGCATCCTGCCACAAAAATATTTACCCGTAAGTTCTTTGACAAGACAAAGAATTATTGGGGTAATAGAAAGGAATTTATTCCTCATCCCAAGTCCTATACATGGCTCGAAATGGACtatgaaaaagaggaaaacgaTTCACCGGTGAGT GTCAATGATATTCCCAGTTCATCTTCCGAAGTTAATCCTGAAAATTCAAAACTAGATACTCGGGTTGCCAAGTTCATTTCTCTTATATGTGATGTCAGCATGATGGCACAGCACATGATGGAGATAG GATATGATGCTAACAAACTGCCACTTGGCAAAATAAGCAAGTCCACAATTTCAAAG GGTTATGAAGTGTTGAAGAGAATATCGGAGGTGATTGACCGGTTTGATAGAAAGAGGCTTGAGGAACTGAGTGG AGAGTTCTATACTGTGATACCAcatgattttggttttaagaaAATGA GTCAGTTTGTTATCGACACTCCTCAAAAGTTGAAACAGAAAATAGAAATG GTTGAAGCATTAGGTGAAATTGAACTCGCGACAAAGTTGTTGTCAGTCGACCGGGAATTGCAG GATGATCCTTTATATTATCACTACCAGCAACTTAATTGTGGTTTGACGCCAGTTGAAGCCGATTCAGAGGAGTTCTCtatg GTTGCCCGTTACATGGAGAACACTCATGCAAAAATGCATTCGGGATACACAGTTGAGATAGCTCAACTATTTAGAGCTTCAAGAGGTGTTGAAGCTGACAGATTCCAACAG TTTTCAAGTTCGAAGAACAGGAGGCTACTTTGGCATGGGTCACGTCTCACTAACTGGGCCGGTATTTTATCTCAAG GTCTCCGGATAGCTCCTCCTGAAGCGCCTTTAACTGGTTTCATGTTTGGAAAAGGGGTTTACTTTGCTGATATGTTCTCGAAGAGCGCAAACTATTGCCATGCTAACCGCAGGTCTAATGACGGCGTTCTGCTGCTCTGTGAG GTTGCTTTGGGAGACATGAATGAACTCGTATGTTCAGATTATAACGCGGATAATTTACCCCCGGGGAAGCTAAG CACAAAAGGTGTGGGGGAAACAGCACCAAACCCATCAGTGGCTCAAACACTAGAAGACGGTGTTGTTGTTCCACTTGGCAAACCAGTGAAAAGTTCATGCTTCAAg GGGATGTTGTTGCACAACGAATATATAGTCTACAATGTGGAACAAATCAAGATGCGTTATGTGATCCACGTCAAATTCAAGTACAAGCACCAAAACTGA